From one Solanum lycopersicum chromosome 12, SLM_r2.1 genomic stretch:
- the LOC138340416 gene encoding uncharacterized protein gives MTSNNLPLNPPFTFTGENYQIWSVKMQAFLEAYKLWETVTEDIPLAALQANPTLAQIKSNNEKKAKKSKAKSLMQNAMADTVLYRIMACKIAKEACDRFKGEYQDSDRTQQMQVLNLKREFESLNMQEDETISKYADRISLIVNNIRPLGEEFTDKRIMEKALVTLPERFESKISSLEEFKDLGREVSERG, from the coding sequence ATGACATCAAACAACCTACCTTTAAATCCACCGTTCACTTTCACTGGTGAAAATTACCAAATCTGGTCTGTGAAGATGCAAGCTTTTTTGGAAGCCTATAAACTTTGGGAAACTGTGACAGAAGATATACCACTTGCTGCTCTACAAGCAAATCCTACCTTGGCTCAGATCAAATCCAACAACGAAAAAAAGGCAAAGAAATCTAAAGCCAAGTCGCTTATGCAGAATGCTATGGCAGATACTGTGTTATACAGAATCATGGCTTGCAAAATAGCAAAAGAGGCTTGTGATAGGTTTAAAGGAGAATATCAAGACAGTGATAGAACACAACAAATGCAAGTGTTGAACCTAAAAAGAGAGTTTGAGTCCTTGAATATGCAGGAGGATGAAACTATCAGTAAGTATGCTGATCGAATATCCTTAATTGTTAATAACATTAGACCTCTTGGCGAAGAATTCACAGACAAACGAATTATGGAGAAAGCTCTTGTGACTCTTCCAGAGAGATTTGAATCTAAGATTTCTTCTCTTGAAGAATTCAAGGACCTTGGGAGAGAAGTTAGCGAAAGAGGGTAG